In Campylobacter vicugnae, a genomic segment contains:
- the def gene encoding peptide deformylase produces the protein MVLEVLEYPNKKLFERSVEVDKFDTELGEFLDDMYDTMIFKGGIGLAAIQVGRPIRALIINLVDENDTQNKDDLLEIINPKFIKKYGEQLYQEGCLSVPGYYEDVKRAANVVVEYQDRTGKVCTLEADGLLAVALQHENDHLDGHLFIERIGFNKRKKFDKEYKKKPKRQSL, from the coding sequence ATGGTTTTAGAAGTTTTAGAATATCCTAATAAGAAGCTTTTTGAGCGTAGTGTCGAAGTGGATAAATTTGATACTGAACTAGGTGAGTTTTTAGATGATATGTATGATACTATGATTTTTAAAGGAGGAATAGGTCTAGCAGCTATACAAGTAGGCAGACCAATTCGTGCTTTAATTATCAATCTAGTAGATGAAAACGATACCCAAAACAAAGATGATTTATTAGAAATCATCAATCCTAAATTTATCAAAAAATATGGCGAACAACTCTATCAAGAGGGCTGTTTGAGCGTACCAGGATACTATGAGGATGTAAAGCGAGCTGCTAATGTGGTGGTAGAGTATCAAGATAGAACCGGCAAGGTTTGTACGCTTGAGGCTGATGGCTTGCTAGCTGTTGCTTTACAGCATGAAAACGACCATTTAGATGGCCATCTATTTATAGAGAGAATCGGCTTTAATAAGCGTAAAAAATTTGATAAAGAGTATAAGAAAAAGCCAAAACGCCAATCGCTATGA
- a CDS encoding GGDEF domain-containing protein, with the protein MVTLDKDKETKPAIKQPTSSPAATPTKPVSRPDTSSADSENVDLNKFSSAVLKQLLAENIQPTPNNFDIYFRKLLESKPANFQKKVLELLDFSKEDKLDRQALIEKDIKTGFAQIRSMMQIISLIYKNLGIMKGIAKKRLNEMNASANPLEVQGNIKAFGGELEKLNILMERHINAIKASYEEVDKIFKNVEDNSIYDSKFEVYNKKYLLKILYDEFEDVKRYKYNVSIMLIHVKDSVLNSIPSLKDKNGILRNIAKILLKTSRRSDIVAHYGDGCFAMVMKHTDLESAKKASQRVAELLYQTTFFMGEDELDMNMEISVGAINPDSSIEEILSALLDALPNSGKGVKLFESVEV; encoded by the coding sequence ATGGTTACATTAGATAAAGATAAGGAAACAAAACCAGCTATAAAACAGCCAACTTCATCTCCTGCTGCTACGCCTACTAAACCAGTGTCTCGCCCAGATACAAGTAGTGCTGATAGTGAAAATGTCGATCTAAATAAATTTTCGTCAGCTGTTTTAAAACAGCTATTAGCAGAAAATATCCAGCCAACACCTAATAATTTTGATATATATTTTAGAAAACTTTTAGAGAGTAAGCCTGCAAATTTTCAAAAAAAGGTTCTAGAATTACTAGATTTTAGCAAAGAAGATAAGCTAGACCGACAAGCTTTAATAGAAAAAGATATAAAGACTGGCTTTGCTCAAATTCGCTCTATGATGCAGATAATATCACTAATATATAAAAATCTTGGCATTATGAAAGGCATAGCCAAAAAACGTCTAAATGAGATGAATGCTAGTGCTAATCCGCTTGAAGTTCAAGGGAATATAAAGGCATTTGGCGGAGAGCTAGAAAAGTTAAATATCTTAATGGAACGCCATATAAACGCTATTAAAGCAAGCTATGAAGAGGTTGATAAGATCTTTAAAAATGTAGAGGATAACTCTATTTATGACTCTAAATTTGAGGTTTATAACAAAAAATATTTATTAAAAATCCTATATGATGAGTTTGAAGATGTTAAGCGTTATAAATATAATGTAAGCATTATGCTAATTCATGTTAAAGATAGCGTTTTAAATTCAATCCCAAGCCTAAAAGATAAAAATGGTATATTAAGAAATATAGCAAAAATATTATTAAAAACTTCTCGCAGAAGTGATATCGTAGCTCACTATGGAGATGGTTGCTTTGCTATGGTGATGAAGCATACTGATTTAGAAAGTGCTAAAAAGGCTTCTCAAAGGGTAGCAGAGCTGCTTTATCAAACTACATTTTTTATGGGTGAAGATGAGCTAGATATGAATATGGAGATTTCAGTGGGTGCGATTAATCCAGATAGCAGTATAGAAGAGATTCTCTCAGCTCTTCTTGATGCGTTGCCAAATAGTGGAAAAGGCGTTAAGCTCTTTGAGAGTGTAGAGGTGTGA
- the tig gene encoding trigger factor yields MEVNAKLTNSVNATATTTLKADEIKQKVEKLAQKAAKNVKIDGFRPGKVPVAEVIKRYGKDLQNDARGELYREFISESVKSVEKTNSDIISEPRVLKFDEKDGNIDVEVEISFRPSVDVSGYESIIPSFEEPKATKEEIDAKINEFLSMMAPLKKVEKDSLEKGDFAKFDFEGFVDGEAFEGGKAEGYLLEIGSGQFIPGFEDGMIGLKVGEERDVNVTFPAEYGAAHLAGKAAVFKVKLHEIQGKEIGKLDEETLKKVLPNEENPTAKMLEDRINDQIKAEKMAKLVAEELKPKFAEAAVEKFNFDLPNNIVEQEIDMQFRNNWMSFSDEERKKFQEDPKALEEQRAKYKDDALKSVKLTFIIDELAKVRNITVADNEILQTIYFEAYRYGADPKEHLENYKKQGMIPAVKMALIEEKLFSDLFGKKDESK; encoded by the coding sequence ATGGAAGTTAATGCTAAACTTACAAATTCAGTAAATGCTACTGCGACAACAACTCTAAAAGCAGATGAAATAAAACAAAAAGTAGAAAAACTAGCACAAAAAGCAGCTAAAAATGTAAAAATTGATGGATTTCGCCCTGGTAAAGTGCCAGTAGCTGAAGTTATCAAAAGATATGGCAAAGATTTACAAAACGATGCTCGTGGCGAGCTTTATAGAGAATTTATTAGCGAGTCTGTAAAATCAGTTGAGAAAACTAACTCTGATATAATATCTGAACCAAGAGTTCTTAAATTTGATGAAAAAGATGGCAATATCGATGTTGAAGTTGAGATCTCATTCCGCCCAAGTGTAGATGTATCTGGTTATGAATCAATTATTCCAAGCTTTGAAGAGCCAAAAGCAACAAAAGAAGAAATAGATGCAAAAATAAATGAATTTTTAAGTATGATGGCTCCACTTAAAAAAGTAGAAAAAGATAGCCTAGAAAAAGGCGACTTTGCTAAATTTGACTTTGAAGGCTTTGTAGATGGTGAGGCTTTTGAAGGTGGTAAGGCTGAGGGCTATCTACTTGAGATTGGTAGCGGTCAATTTATCCCAGGATTTGAAGATGGTATGATCGGCCTAAAAGTTGGAGAAGAAAGAGATGTAAATGTAACTTTCCCAGCTGAGTATGGTGCAGCTCATCTTGCTGGTAAAGCAGCAGTATTTAAGGTAAAATTACATGAAATTCAAGGTAAAGAGATTGGTAAATTAGATGAAGAGACTCTAAAAAAAGTCCTACCAAATGAAGAAAATCCAACTGCTAAAATGCTAGAAGATCGTATAAATGATCAAATTAAAGCTGAAAAAATGGCAAAATTAGTTGCTGAAGAGTTAAAACCTAAATTTGCTGAGGCTGCTGTAGAGAAATTTAACTTTGATCTACCAAATAACATAGTAGAACAAGAGATCGATATGCAGTTTAGAAATAATTGGATGAGCTTTAGCGATGAAGAACGCAAAAAATTCCAAGAAGACCCAAAAGCATTAGAAGAACAAAGAGCAAAATATAAAGATGATGCTCTAAAAAGCGTTAAGCTTACATTTATTATCGATGAACTTGCAAAAGTGCGCAATATCACTGTAGCAGATAATGAAATTTTACAAACAATCTATTTTGAAGCTTATAGATATGGTGCTGATCCAAAAGAGCATTTAGAAAACTATAAAAAACAAGGTATGATTCCAGCTGTTAAGATGGCTTTAATAGAAGAAAAACTATTCTCAGATCTATTTGGCAAAAAAGATGAGAGTAAATAA
- a CDS encoding NAD(P)H-hydrate dehydratase: MKNLYESSDKFDKNAIESLGISELVLQENAARAVAQIIRQNLKPHSKILALCGKGNNASDAIAALRMLSGEYRCGLVLLEDNINQNAKIQLNIAKNVGVEILNLDLISDFNEFDCLVDGIFGSGFRGEMIPKIANIINLANAANCLKIAVDIPSGISQNAQVSKQVFKADFTICMGVLKLGLYSDKAKDFTGEISLANLGIDESKFSYGDCDYLLLLEDLELPSREVQNVNKGDFGHAFIACGDMSGAANIAARAALKMGAGRVSIVNLTQNSINIDPQIMLKSSFDKAGVVGFGMGLGGASLDFDKLKRLRCAVDADAFYKPWIRDFAMSEMVVLTPHPKEFSSLLMMCDMGEFDIDEIQNNRFELARKFSLKFPSTLVLKGANPIIAKDGRLYIASSGSSKLAVGGSGDALVGIIVAYLANGFTPLKAAINGVLAHQKSAYIYKGNSYSFTPNDIIKGLEWL, translated from the coding sequence ATGAAAAATCTTTATGAAAGCTCAGATAAATTTGATAAAAATGCCATAGAATCCTTAGGTATTAGCGAGTTGGTATTGCAAGAAAACGCTGCTAGAGCCGTAGCTCAAATAATACGCCAAAACCTAAAACCCCATAGCAAGATATTAGCACTTTGTGGTAAAGGAAATAACGCAAGCGACGCAATTGCAGCACTTAGAATGCTTAGTGGCGAGTATAGGTGCGGATTGGTTTTGCTAGAAGATAATATAAATCAAAATGCTAAAATTCAGCTAAATATTGCCAAAAATGTAGGCGTAGAGATTTTAAATTTAGATTTAATTAGTGATTTTAATGAGTTTGATTGTTTGGTAGATGGGATTTTTGGTAGTGGATTTAGGGGTGAGATGATACCTAAAATTGCTAATATTATAAATTTAGCAAATGCTGCAAACTGCCTTAAAATCGCTGTTGATATCCCTAGCGGAATTAGCCAAAATGCTCAAGTATCCAAGCAGGTTTTTAAAGCTGATTTTACTATATGTATGGGAGTGCTAAAGCTTGGATTGTATTCTGATAAGGCAAAGGATTTTACCGGAGAGATTAGTTTAGCAAATTTAGGTATAGATGAGAGCAAATTTAGCTATGGAGATTGCGATTATCTTCTTTTGCTTGAGGATCTAGAGCTTCCTAGTAGAGAAGTTCAAAATGTAAATAAAGGCGACTTTGGTCATGCGTTTATTGCTTGTGGAGATATGAGTGGCGCTGCAAATATCGCAGCAAGAGCAGCTTTAAAAATGGGAGCTGGTAGGGTTAGTATTGTAAATTTAACCCAAAATAGTATAAATATAGATCCACAGATTATGCTTAAGAGTAGTTTTGATAAAGCTGGTGTAGTAGGCTTTGGTATGGGGCTTGGTGGAGCTAGTTTGGATTTTGATAAGCTTAAAAGGTTAAGATGCGCAGTAGATGCTGATGCATTTTACAAGCCTTGGATTAGGGATTTTGCTATGAGCGAGATGGTGGTTTTAACTCCTCATCCTAAGGAATTTAGCTCTTTGCTTATGATGTGTGATATGGGTGAGTTTGATATAGATGAGATTCAAAATAACCGCTTTGAATTGGCTCGTAAATTTAGCCTTAAATTTCCATCAACACTAGTACTAAAAGGTGCCAATCCAATTATAGCTAAAGATGGTAGGCTGTATATCGCCTCTAGTGGTAGTTCAAAATTAGCCGTCGGTGGAAGCGGGGATGCGCTTGTAGGAATTATTGTAGCCTATTTAGCTAATGGATTTACCCCTTTAAAAGCAGCTATAAATGGCGTTCTAGCTCATCAAAAATCAGCTTATATTTATAAGGGTAATAGCTATAGCTTTACCCCAAATGATATTATAAAAGGATTAGAGTGGTTGTAA
- the purN gene encoding phosphoribosylglycinamide formyltransferase — protein MVVKNIAVLFSGSGSNLQAILERVHDKVFNDIKINVALLICNNPNAKGIERAKKFGLDTVVINHKDYASREEFDKAVVDEINKYSIDLTVLAGFMRILTPVFTDNIKAINLHPSILPLFKGAHAITDSYHSDMQIGGVSVHWVSSELDAGEIIAQKSFSRKDKTLKEWEEKIHSIEHKLLPKTIIKILTKDKNA, from the coding sequence GTGGTTGTAAAAAATATTGCAGTTTTATTTAGTGGAAGTGGCTCGAATTTGCAAGCTATATTAGAAAGAGTACATGATAAGGTTTTTAATGATATTAAAATTAATGTGGCGTTATTGATATGCAATAATCCTAATGCTAAAGGGATTGAGCGTGCTAAGAAATTTGGTCTTGATACTGTGGTTATTAATCATAAAGATTATGCCAGTAGAGAGGAGTTTGATAAAGCAGTAGTTGATGAGATCAATAAATATAGCATTGATCTAACTGTGCTTGCTGGATTTATGCGAATTCTTACTCCTGTATTTACTGATAATATTAAAGCTATTAATTTACATCCAAGCATATTGCCACTATTTAAAGGAGCGCATGCTATAACAGATAGTTATCATAGCGATATGCAAATAGGTGGAGTAAGTGTACATTGGGTAAGTTCTGAGCTAGATGCTGGAGAGATAATAGCCCAAAAGAGCTTCTCTCGCAAAGATAAAACCCTAAAAGAGTGGGAGGAAAAAATTCATAGTATCGAGCATAAGCTACTACCAAAAACAATTATAAAAATTCTAACAAAGGATAAAAATGCTTGA
- the cbiM gene encoding cobalt transporter CbiM: protein MHISEGVLKPEIIIPAAVVAGVWVAYLLYRLNFKDIPKIACMSAIFFIASFIHIPLGPTSIHLILGGLVGAFLGVNAILAICVGLLLQALFFGYGGISVLGVNLLMIAVPTIFARYFVKISFKERKYQKIYQYICWFLVGFIPLLCSSLILSGVLVLNGKEFLAISGLALAANFPLMIIEGIISLFAISFINRVNKELLN, encoded by the coding sequence ATGCATATTAGCGAAGGTGTTTTAAAGCCTGAAATTATCATCCCGGCGGCGGTTGTCGCTGGGGTTTGGGTAGCTTATCTTTTGTATAGATTAAATTTCAAAGATATCCCTAAAATCGCCTGTATGAGTGCTATATTTTTTATAGCATCTTTTATACATATCCCGCTTGGGCCCACTTCGATACATCTGATATTAGGTGGCTTGGTGGGTGCGTTCTTGGGCGTAAATGCGATCTTGGCTATATGCGTGGGACTTTTACTTCAAGCTCTCTTTTTTGGCTATGGGGGGATTAGCGTTTTGGGGGTAAATTTGCTTATGATAGCGGTGCCTACGATATTTGCTAGGTATTTTGTCAAAATATCTTTTAAAGAGCGAAAATACCAAAAAATCTATCAATATATATGCTGGTTTTTAGTCGGTTTCATCCCGCTTTTATGCTCATCGCTTATTTTAAGCGGAGTTTTGGTCTTAAATGGCAAGGAATTTTTAGCTATATCTGGGCTTGCTTTGGCTGCGAATTTCCCATTAATGATAATTGAGGGGATAATAAGCCTATTTGCTATAAGTTTTATTAATAGAGTTAATAAGGAGCTTTTAAATTGA
- the clpP gene encoding ATP-dependent Clp endopeptidase proteolytic subunit ClpP, whose translation MMIPYVIENDGKGERSYDIYSRLLKDRIVMLTDEIEDRMASAIVAQLLFLEAQDPDKDIYLYINSPGGVVTSGMSIYDTMNYIKPDVCTICIGQAASMGSFLLSSGAKGKRYILPNARVMIHQPLGGAQGQATDMEIRTKEILRIKENLNSILAKNTGQKLAKVVKDTDRDYFMSAQEAVEYGIVDTILTKSFK comes from the coding sequence ATAATGATACCTTATGTAATAGAAAATGATGGTAAAGGCGAGAGAAGTTACGATATTTACTCTCGCTTGCTAAAAGACCGCATAGTTATGCTAACTGATGAGATTGAAGATCGTATGGCTAGTGCGATCGTAGCTCAATTACTTTTTTTAGAAGCACAAGACCCTGATAAAGATATATATCTATATATAAATAGCCCAGGAGGAGTAGTAACTAGCGGTATGAGTATCTATGATACTATGAATTATATTAAACCAGATGTTTGTACTATTTGCATTGGTCAAGCTGCTAGTATGGGCTCATTTTTGCTAAGTAGCGGGGCAAAAGGCAAAAGATATATTTTGCCAAATGCTAGGGTTATGATTCATCAGCCTTTAGGCGGAGCGCAAGGTCAGGCCACAGATATGGAGATTAGAACTAAAGAAATTTTAAGAATAAAAGAGAATTTAAATAGTATTTTGGCTAAAAATACTGGCCAAAAACTAGCAAAAGTTGTAAAAGATACAGACAGGGATTACTTTATGAGTGCCCAAGAAGCCGTGGAGTATGGTATCGTTGATACGATTTTGACAAAGAGTTTTAAATAA
- a CDS encoding DUF4198 domain-containing protein has translation MNLKSLFVIGSLACVAWGHFGVVIPSNSTIDNPSQAKEKITYKFTHPFEGVMMNLDKPVEAGVFVGGKKEIISNLSEKKDGKMSYYEARYNIKEPGIYQFYMDPKPYFEPAEDIFIRHITKTIVNAYGYGEGWDEPIGLKTEIIPLTRPYGLYKGNIFSGKVLYKGKPAKNAIVEIEYLNSKSLKAPGEDYITQEVKTNELGEFSFAMPLAGWWGFSALSEDDETIKKDGKEYPVEIGAVIWVETKDYE, from the coding sequence ATGAATTTAAAATCACTATTTGTGATAGGATCGCTTGCGTGCGTAGCTTGGGGACATTTTGGCGTGGTAATTCCATCAAATTCTACTATAGATAACCCTAGTCAGGCCAAAGAAAAAATTACATATAAATTCACTCATCCATTTGAGGGCGTGATGATGAATTTAGATAAGCCTGTTGAAGCTGGAGTTTTTGTTGGTGGTAAAAAAGAGATAATCTCAAATTTGAGCGAAAAAAAAGATGGCAAAATGAGCTATTACGAAGCACGATACAATATAAAAGAGCCTGGAATTTATCAATTTTATATGGATCCAAAACCATATTTTGAGCCTGCTGAAGATATCTTTATAAGGCACATTACCAAAACTATAGTAAATGCCTATGGATACGGCGAAGGATGGGATGAGCCAATAGGATTAAAAACTGAGATTATACCACTTACTAGACCTTATGGACTTTATAAGGGAAATATCTTTTCAGGCAAGGTCTTATACAAAGGTAAACCGGCTAAAAATGCAATTGTAGAAATAGAATATTTAAATTCCAAATCTCTTAAAGCTCCTGGTGAGGACTATATAACTCAAGAAGTTAAAACTAATGAGCTTGGTGAGTTTAGCTTTGCTATGCCACTTGCTGGTTGGTGGGGATTTTCTGCTTTGAGCGAAGATGATGAAACAATCAAAAAAGATGGCAAAGAGTATCCTGTAGAGATTGGCGCAGTCATCTGGGTAGAGACTAAGGATTATGAATAA
- the fliI gene encoding flagellar protein export ATPase FliI codes for MSLKNIQNRLAKKPNLFSVFGVITRINANNIEISGLRPSIGDIVKIASIDSDKTELGMITGLNQNGASVSPFGFVEGFKVGDRVYASDQGMSIPVGEALLGRVVDPFMNPKDDKGPIDCTDLAPIMRAPIPAMKRGLINECFSVGVKSIDGLLTCGKGQKLGIFAGSGVGKSTLMGMIVKNAAAPIKVIALIGERGREVPEFIQKNLGGDLSNTVIVVATSDDSSLMRKYGAFCAMSVAEYFKDKGQDVLFMMDSVTRFAMAQREIGLALGEPPTSKGYPPSALTLLPQLMERAGKEEGKGSITAFFTVLVEGDDMSDPIADQSRSILDGHIVLSRELTDFGIYPPINILNSASRVMNDVTTKEHRQNASKFKRLFSMLKENEVLIRIGAYQKGVDKELDYAINKKSAMDEFMKQSPDEGVKFNQTIDMLAKIVSN; via the coding sequence TTGAGTCTAAAAAATATTCAAAATCGCCTTGCTAAAAAGCCAAATCTCTTTAGTGTATTTGGCGTTATCACTCGTATTAATGCTAATAATATTGAGATCTCGGGACTGCGTCCAAGTATTGGAGATATTGTAAAAATTGCCAGCATTGATAGTGATAAAACTGAATTAGGTATGATAACTGGACTAAATCAAAATGGAGCTAGCGTAAGTCCTTTTGGCTTTGTAGAGGGCTTTAAAGTTGGCGATAGAGTCTATGCAAGCGATCAAGGAATGAGTATTCCAGTAGGAGAGGCTTTATTAGGTCGTGTAGTAGATCCTTTTATGAATCCTAAAGATGATAAAGGCCCTATAGATTGCACAGATTTAGCTCCTATAATGCGAGCTCCAATTCCAGCAATGAAGCGTGGGCTTATAAATGAGTGTTTTAGCGTAGGAGTTAAAAGCATTGATGGATTACTTACTTGTGGAAAAGGGCAAAAGCTTGGAATTTTTGCAGGATCTGGCGTAGGTAAATCAACCCTAATGGGTATGATAGTAAAAAATGCAGCCGCACCAATCAAAGTAATAGCATTAATTGGAGAGCGTGGTCGTGAGGTGCCTGAGTTTATCCAAAAAAACCTAGGCGGAGACTTAAGCAATACAGTAATAGTAGTAGCTACTAGCGATGATAGCTCACTGATGAGAAAATATGGCGCCTTTTGTGCTATGAGTGTAGCAGAGTATTTTAAAGACAAAGGTCAAGATGTGCTATTTATGATGGATAGCGTAACTAGATTTGCTATGGCTCAGCGTGAAATCGGCCTAGCCTTAGGCGAACCGCCAACATCTAAAGGCTATCCACCAAGCGCGCTTACTTTGCTTCCGCAACTAATGGAAAGAGCTGGAAAAGAAGAAGGCAAAGGCTCTATTACGGCGTTTTTTACAGTTTTAGTAGAAGGCGATGATATGAGCGATCCTATCGCCGATCAAAGCAGATCAATTTTAGATGGTCATATAGTGCTAAGTAGAGAGCTAACAGATTTTGGTATATATCCACCGATTAATATTCTTAATTCAGCTAGCCGTGTAATGAACGATGTAACTACCAAAGAGCATAGGCAAAATGCAAGTAAATTTAAAAGACTCTTTTCTATGCTTAAAGAAAATGAGGTTTTAATCCGTATAGGTGCATATCAAAAAGGCGTAGATAAAGAGCTTGATTACGCTATAAATAAAAAATCTGCAATGGATGAGTTTATGAAACAAAGTCCAGATGAAGGGGTGAAATTTAATCAAACAATAGATATGTTAGCTAAGATAGTTAGCAATTAA
- a CDS encoding YifB family Mg chelatase-like AAA ATPase, protein MKSLKCACLNNKLHLINIESTLLRALPGFEIVGLASVTIKEAATRVKSALAALRDFTLPAMKIVINLSPSDVKKDGSHFDLAIALLVLLQKEHFDSDYFVFGELGLDGKLRSSAELFSVLLFLSTHVKYAKILLPKDIALKAAMIPNFEVYAVDNLAQARDFFLNDEFRDSCKVDAVHPIFNNVIEIAGRKFVPNLNYELDFIDIKGQERAKRASIIAAAGMHNILFEGSPGCGKSMSAKRLPYIMPPQSLDEILLASAYESLNSNSSDFSAIRAFRSPHHTSTRSSIFGGGSGMAKIGEVALANGGVLFFDEFPHFGKQILESLREPLEDYKINISRVNSKVSYDTKFLFVAAMNPCPCGNLFSKNSTCICTDKEIAKYQNTISSPILDRIDIYCAMGEIGQDDAPSLSSKQMSDMVLNAFKHQIERGQSELNGKLSDADISKYCILENEAKEVLNRAITSYNLSQRGINKTLKVGRTIADLRDSQIISKSDIMESLSYRMKR, encoded by the coding sequence ATGAAATCCCTAAAATGTGCATGTTTAAATAATAAACTTCATCTAATAAATATAGAATCTACTCTTCTTAGGGCTTTGCCTGGATTTGAGATAGTTGGTCTTGCTAGTGTAACTATTAAAGAAGCAGCAACTCGTGTTAAATCTGCTCTTGCAGCTCTTAGAGACTTTACTCTACCAGCGATGAAAATAGTCATAAATCTTAGTCCAAGCGATGTTAAAAAAGATGGATCGCACTTTGATTTAGCTATTGCGCTTTTGGTTTTACTACAAAAAGAGCATTTTGATAGTGATTATTTTGTATTTGGAGAGCTTGGGCTTGATGGCAAGCTTAGAAGTTCGGCCGAATTATTTTCTGTTTTACTATTTTTAAGCACTCATGTTAAATATGCCAAAATTTTACTACCAAAAGATATCGCCTTAAAAGCTGCTATGATTCCAAATTTTGAAGTTTATGCCGTTGATAATCTAGCTCAAGCCAGGGATTTTTTCTTAAATGATGAGTTTAGGGATAGTTGCAAGGTTGATGCAGTTCATCCTATTTTTAATAATGTAATAGAGATCGCTGGTCGTAAGTTTGTGCCAAATTTAAATTATGAGCTTGATTTTATAGATATAAAAGGACAAGAAAGAGCCAAGCGAGCCAGCATTATCGCTGCAGCTGGAATGCATAATATACTATTTGAAGGGAGTCCAGGCTGTGGCAAGAGTATGAGTGCAAAACGATTGCCATATATAATGCCTCCTCAAAGTTTAGATGAAATTTTACTAGCTAGTGCTTATGAGTCTTTAAATTCAAATAGTAGCGATTTTAGTGCCATTAGAGCTTTTAGAAGTCCGCACCATACAAGCACTAGAAGTTCGATTTTTGGCGGTGGAAGCGGTATGGCAAAGATTGGAGAAGTAGCTCTTGCTAATGGTGGAGTTTTGTTTTTTGATGAGTTTCCACATTTTGGTAAGCAGATTTTAGAAAGCCTTAGAGAGCCATTGGAGGATTATAAGATAAATATATCTAGGGTAAATTCAAAAGTTAGTTATGATACGAAGTTTTTATTTGTTGCGGCGATGAATCCATGCCCGTGCGGAAATTTATTTAGCAAAAATAGCACCTGTATCTGCACTGATAAAGAGATAGCAAAGTATCAAAATACCATATCTAGCCCTATATTAGACCGTATTGATATATATTGTGCGATGGGCGAGATAGGCCAAGATGATGCACCATCTCTAAGCTCAAAGCAAATGAGCGATATGGTGCTAAATGCTTTTAAACATCAGATTGAACGCGGTCAAAGTGAGCTAAATGGCAAACTAAGTGATGCAGATATATCTAAATATTGTATTTTAGAAAATGAGGCAAAAGAGGTTTTAAATAGAGCTATTACAAGCTATAATCTTAGTCAAAGAGGGATAAATAAAACTCTTAAAGTAGGTCGCACAATTGCTGATTTACGAGATTCTCAAATAATCTCAAAATCTGATATAATGGAGAGTTTAAGTTATAGGATGAAAAGATGA
- the folE gene encoding GTP cyclohydrolase I FolE yields MAEFENCVKKMLEIIGEDPNREGLLNTPKRVAKAYEFITQGYKQSPLEILGDAMFQSSNNEMVLIKDIEFYSICEHHLLPIIGRAHVAYIPDGKVVGLSKIPRMVNIYARRLQIQEQMTEQIAQALQEAINPKGVGVVVEARHMCMEMRGVEKINSVTTTSALRGSFIKNPETRKEFFDLINSPKSVKF; encoded by the coding sequence ATGGCTGAATTTGAAAACTGTGTAAAAAAGATGCTTGAAATCATAGGAGAAGATCCAAATAGAGAGGGTTTGCTAAATACCCCAAAAAGAGTCGCAAAAGCCTATGAATTCATCACTCAAGGATACAAACAAAGCCCTCTAGAGATACTTGGCGATGCTATGTTTCAAAGTAGCAATAATGAGATGGTTTTAATTAAAGATATTGAATTTTACAGTATTTGCGAACATCATTTACTCCCTATAATTGGTCGTGCTCATGTAGCTTATATTCCAGATGGAAAAGTAGTCGGGCTAAGCAAAATTCCAAGAATGGTAAATATCTATGCTAGAAGACTTCAAATTCAAGAGCAAATGACAGAGCAAATAGCTCAAGCATTACAAGAAGCGATCAATCCAAAAGGCGTAGGCGTAGTAGTTGAAGCAAGGCATATGTGCATGGAAATGCGAGGCGTTGAAAAAATCAATTCAGTCACTACAACATCAGCACTTCGTGGCTCATTTATCAAAAATCCAGAGACTCGCAAAGAGTTTTTTGATCTTATAAATTCACCAAAATCGGTTAAATTTTGA